One stretch of Oncorhynchus tshawytscha isolate Ot180627B linkage group LG19, Otsh_v2.0, whole genome shotgun sequence DNA includes these proteins:
- the actr6 gene encoding actin-related protein 6, which produces MTTLVLDNGAYSAKIGYSHEKVSVIPNCQFRSKTSRLKTFTANQLDEIKDPSGLFYILPFQKGYLVNWDVQRKVWDHLFGKEMFKVDFADTSVVITEPYFNFTSIQESMNEILFEEYQFQAALRINAGSLSAHRYFQMNNQELCCIVVDSGFSFTHIVPYCRGKKMKDGICRINVGGKLLTNHLKEIISYRQLHVMDETHVINQVKEDVCYVSQDFYKDMDIAQLKGEDNTVMRDYVLPDFSSIKKGFCKPREEMNFTGKYKTGEQILRLANERFAVPEMLFHPSDIGIHEIGIPEALVNSINNMPEEMQPHFYKNIVLTGGNTLFPGFRDRVYKEVRSLTPTDFQVSVLQPPNPISYPWEGGKLLAENPDFDEMVVTREDYEENGHFICEEKFDI; this is translated from the exons ATGACCACTTTAGTTCTTGATAACGGAGCTTATTCGGCCAAAATTGGATACAGCCACGAAAAAGTCAG CGTCATCCCAAATTGTCAGTTTCGCTCCAAGACATCAAGGCTGAAGACTTTTACCGCCAACCAACTGGATGAAATCAAGGATCCCTCAGGACTGTTCTACATTCTCCCTTTCCAAAAG GGTTACCTTGTTAATTGGGATGTCCAAAGAAAAGTGTGGGATCACCTCTTTGGAAAGGAAATGTTTAAG GTGGACTTTGCAGACACCAGTGTAGTGATCACAGAGCCCTACTTCAACTTCACCTCCATTCAGGAGTCCATGAATGAGATCCTGTTTGAGGAATACCAATTCCAAGCAGCTCTCAGAATTAATG CTGGATCCCTGAGCGCCCACCGCTACTTCCAGATGAACAACCAGGAGCTGTGCTGCATCGTGGTGGACAGTggcttctccttcacccacatAGTCCCCTACTGCAGGGGGAAGAAAATGAAAGATGGGATATGCAG GATCAACGTAGGAGGCAAGCTACTGACCAATCATTTGAAGGAGATTATTTCATATAG GCAGTTGCATGTCATGGATGAGACCCATGTGATCAATCAGGTGAAAGAGGATGTGTGCTATGTATCCCAGGATTTCTACAAGGACATGGATATAGCACA GTTAAAAGGAGAGGACAACACAGTGATGAGAGATTATGTGCTACCAGATTTCAGCTCCATCAAGAAGGGCTTTTGCAAG CCAAGAGAGGAGATGAACTTCACAGGGAAATACAAGACTGGAGAGCAGATCCTGCGCTTGGCCAATGAGAGGTTTGCCGTCCCAGAGATGCTCTTTCACCCCTCAGACATCGGCATCCATGAGATCGGCATCCCTGAAGCGCTAGTCAACTCCATCAACAACATGCCAGAGG AGATGCAGCCCCACTTCTACAAGAACATTGTCCTCACTGGGGGTAACACATTGTTCCCAGGGTTCAGAGATCGGGTGTACAAAGAGGTCCGCTCCCTCACACCCACCGACTTCCAGGTTTCTGTGCTGCAGCCACCCAA TCCAATCTCCTACCCATGGGAAGGAGGCAAGCTCCTGGCAGAAAACCCAGACTTTGATGAGATGGTGGTCACTCGCGAAGACTATGAGGAGAATGGACATTTCATTTGTGAAGAAAAGTTTGATATCTAA
- the LOC112218700 gene encoding E3 ubiquitin-protein ligase Hakai isoform X2, protein MIPCKHVFCYDCALLHEKKMEKMCPGLTLYSCTDPVQRIEQCLRGLLYMCSIVPGCKRTYLSQRDLQAHVNHRHMRASKAAGGGILPRLEPLHPQLASEPPDHFRRLPLPHLAKGHPLIPPQQQGHDPYGQPPPASPSTPSSELGPSGLHRPPLGQETFRIATLTTRKHSNLITVPIQDDSGDSPLPQSAQGMPPPHQHQGDYPGQPHHLMALPPQQQHYGPPPQPPPTLSHPMQHLPQGSGTPHLVYNQVPPMSSGLPPITPPPGHIMGQMPPYMNHPPPPGPLPQHGGPPVNTPHPHHYNPSSMQQDRGTLSPPFNQPGGLSPGMWPAPRGTHPPRMQGPPPHGQMPGPPQHPDQSRYHPYYQ, encoded by the exons ATG ATTCCCTGCAAGCATGTATTTTGCTATGATTGTGCCCTGCTCCATGAGAAGAAGATGGAAAAGATGTGTCCTGG TCTCACCCTATACAGCTGCACAGATCCGGTCCAGCGGATCGAGCAGTGCCTGCGGGGCCTCCTCTACATGTGCAGCATCGTTCCGGGCTGCAAGCGCACCTACTTGTCCCAGCGCGACCTGCAGGCCCATGTCAACCACCGACACATGAGGGCATCCAAGGCTGCAGGAGGGGGCATTCTACCACGCCTTGAGCCCTTGCATCCACAACTGGCCTCAGAGCCACCTGACCACTTCCGTCGACTACCACTGCCCCACCTGGCCAAAGGACACCCCCTCATACCCCCACAGCAGCAGGGACACGACCCCTATGGTCAGCCCCCTCCCGCCTCTCCGTCAACCCCCTCTTCTGAACTGGGCCCCTCTGGTCTCCATCGCCCCCCACTGGGTCAGGAGACGTTCCGCATTGCCACGTTGACTACTCGCAAGCACAGCAACCTCATCACTGTGCCCATTCAGGATGACTCTGGGGACTCGCCCCTTCCCCAGTCTGCCCAGGGTATGCCCCCTCCCCACCAGCATCAGGGAGACTACCCTGGCCAGCCCCACCACCTGATGGCCCTCCCACCCCAGCAGCAGCACTACGGCCCACCCCCTCAGCCGCCACCCACCCTCAGCCACCCTATGCAGCACCTGCCTCAGGGCTCCGGGACGCCTCATCTGGTCTACAACCAGGTCCCTCCCATGTCCTCAGGCCTGCCTCCTATCACCCCACCACCCGGACACATCATGGGCCAGATGCCTCCCTACATGAACCACCCACCTCCCCCAGGCCCCCTGCCCCAACACGGTGGTCCTCCTGTTAACACgccccatccccaccactacaATCCAAGCTCCATGCAGCAGGATCGGGGCACTCTTAGCCCGCCCTTTAATCAGCCCGGGGGACTGAGCCCAGGGATGTGGCCAGCCCCCAGGGGCACTCACCCGCCCCGCATGCAGGGGCCCCCACCCCATGGCCAGATGCCTGGTCCTCCCCAGCACCCAGACCAGTCCCGCTACCACCCTTACTATCAGTAA
- the LOC112218700 gene encoding E3 ubiquitin-protein ligase Hakai isoform X1 produces MYQNDTDLQGTDGSGILGGPDVRRRIPIKLISKQPVRNKDVNHSQRPLSRLPSKTQSNDEEGFGFKQEDRFERKSGDVLGNQRRFPQPVFWDYKLNLVGEKDNTPVHFCEICGLPIKLYGRMIPCKHVFCYDCALLHEKKMEKMCPGLTLYSCTDPVQRIEQCLRGLLYMCSIVPGCKRTYLSQRDLQAHVNHRHMRASKAAGGGILPRLEPLHPQLASEPPDHFRRLPLPHLAKGHPLIPPQQQGHDPYGQPPPASPSTPSSELGPSGLHRPPLGQETFRIATLTTRKHSNLITVPIQDDSGDSPLPQSAQGMPPPHQHQGDYPGQPHHLMALPPQQQHYGPPPQPPPTLSHPMQHLPQGSGTPHLVYNQVPPMSSGLPPITPPPGHIMGQMPPYMNHPPPPGPLPQHGGPPVNTPHPHHYNPSSMQQDRGTLSPPFNQPGGLSPGMWPAPRGTHPPRMQGPPPHGQMPGPPQHPDQSRYHPYYQ; encoded by the exons ATGTACCAAAATG acACTGATCTACAAGGCACTGATGGTTCAGGCATTCTTGGGGGCCCTGATGTACGCAGACGGATCCCCATTAAACTGATATCCAAGCAGCCAGTCAGAAACAAGGATGTTAACCACTCACAGAGACCCTTAAGCAGACTGCCCTCCAAAACCCAGTCTAATGATGAAG AGGGCTTTGGGTTCAAGCAGGAAGATAGATTTGAGCGCAAGTCTGGAGATGTGTTAGGCAACCAGAGGAGGTTCCCTCAGCCCGTGTTCTGGGACTACAAA CTGAATCTGGTTGGCGAAAAGGACAACACGCCAGTTCATTTCTGTGAGATATGTGGCCTTCCCATAAAGCTCTATGGACGCATG ATTCCCTGCAAGCATGTATTTTGCTATGATTGTGCCCTGCTCCATGAGAAGAAGATGGAAAAGATGTGTCCTGG TCTCACCCTATACAGCTGCACAGATCCGGTCCAGCGGATCGAGCAGTGCCTGCGGGGCCTCCTCTACATGTGCAGCATCGTTCCGGGCTGCAAGCGCACCTACTTGTCCCAGCGCGACCTGCAGGCCCATGTCAACCACCGACACATGAGGGCATCCAAGGCTGCAGGAGGGGGCATTCTACCACGCCTTGAGCCCTTGCATCCACAACTGGCCTCAGAGCCACCTGACCACTTCCGTCGACTACCACTGCCCCACCTGGCCAAAGGACACCCCCTCATACCCCCACAGCAGCAGGGACACGACCCCTATGGTCAGCCCCCTCCCGCCTCTCCGTCAACCCCCTCTTCTGAACTGGGCCCCTCTGGTCTCCATCGCCCCCCACTGGGTCAGGAGACGTTCCGCATTGCCACGTTGACTACTCGCAAGCACAGCAACCTCATCACTGTGCCCATTCAGGATGACTCTGGGGACTCGCCCCTTCCCCAGTCTGCCCAGGGTATGCCCCCTCCCCACCAGCATCAGGGAGACTACCCTGGCCAGCCCCACCACCTGATGGCCCTCCCACCCCAGCAGCAGCACTACGGCCCACCCCCTCAGCCGCCACCCACCCTCAGCCACCCTATGCAGCACCTGCCTCAGGGCTCCGGGACGCCTCATCTGGTCTACAACCAGGTCCCTCCCATGTCCTCAGGCCTGCCTCCTATCACCCCACCACCCGGACACATCATGGGCCAGATGCCTCCCTACATGAACCACCCACCTCCCCCAGGCCCCCTGCCCCAACACGGTGGTCCTCCTGTTAACACgccccatccccaccactacaATCCAAGCTCCATGCAGCAGGATCGGGGCACTCTTAGCCCGCCCTTTAATCAGCCCGGGGGACTGAGCCCAGGGATGTGGCCAGCCCCCAGGGGCACTCACCCGCCCCGCATGCAGGGGCCCCCACCCCATGGCCAGATGCCTGGTCCTCCCCAGCACCCAGACCAGTCCCGCTACCACCCTTACTATCAGTAA